The Halomicronema hongdechloris C2206 genome includes a window with the following:
- a CDS encoding DUF1830 domain-containing protein: MAQILDPLPPDSSGPILCCYLNATSKIQIVRITNVPNWYFERVVFPGQRLMFEAVAWALLEIHTGMMASAILSDTIPCARLAVQEEEDEEQDTPQDESTPKEFIPPLS, translated from the coding sequence ATGGCTCAGATTCTTGATCCCCTACCGCCTGACAGCTCTGGTCCTATCCTGTGCTGCTATCTAAATGCCACTAGCAAGATCCAGATTGTTCGCATCACTAACGTTCCCAATTGGTATTTTGAACGAGTCGTATTTCCAGGCCAGCGGTTGATGTTTGAGGCTGTGGCTTGGGCCCTCCTGGAAATTCATACTGGCATGATGGCCAGTGCCATTTTGTCTGATACGATTCCCTGTGCTCGGTTGGCTGTTCAAGAAGAGGAAGACGAGGAGCAAGATACTCCTCAGGACGAGTCAACACCAAAGGAGTTCATCCCCCCCCTCTCTTGA
- a CDS encoding S8 family peptidase → MKWLLWTALFLVGVLGAIATFTGPPGDYDSLILDVDDGVPNAEIEQVLAAIATDYPISFHLNSEFSDPDNLYVLTGAAIRDRTFRQALRRSRLGNWLEVSEPNYQYHTHFVPNDPDYNKQWNLRNIGIEAAWGDSRGQGVTVAVIDTGISPVPDLAQTEFVAGYDFINDHTEAIDDNGHGTHVAGTIAQSTNNGYGVAGIAYEARLMPLKVLSAAGGGTVADIAEAIQFATDHQADVINLSLGGFGDSQVLREATEYAHDHGVMLVAAAGNAGQNAANYPARYPHVMAVAALDATGQKTPYSNFGAGVDLTAPGGLMQPDNQRGGILQNTLDPETGNPIFKAFQGTSMAAPHVAGVAALVKAVGIDDPDDIVAILQQSAQAVPDDPLNHYGAGQLNAAAAVKLAGQGQLSPRHFIRWLRDNGYLNLKFWFDGGAVALLPKLAMVLGSYLLAWLLQKYVPFAWTGSLSAGLVMGSTGLFFLRGLYVFDLPQWPLRVAASSIPELGNVITGSSALNPLFASLLIPVILMALLLSHGPGQGFALGVSLGMAVFLGTSALFDPQLLWLGPGTLARLFLAVNAVGCLGVAHLIAKTAGRPVAA, encoded by the coding sequence ATGAAGTGGTTGCTGTGGACGGCATTATTTTTAGTTGGCGTGCTGGGGGCGATCGCAACGTTTACTGGCCCCCCAGGAGACTATGACAGCCTGATTCTGGATGTGGACGATGGGGTGCCCAATGCCGAGATTGAGCAGGTCTTAGCTGCGATCGCAACCGACTATCCCATCAGCTTCCACCTCAACAGCGAATTTTCCGACCCGGATAATCTCTACGTGCTCACCGGGGCAGCCATTCGCGATCGCACCTTTCGCCAGGCCCTACGGCGCTCACGGTTAGGCAACTGGCTCGAGGTCAGCGAACCCAACTACCAATACCACACCCACTTTGTCCCCAACGATCCTGACTACAACAAGCAGTGGAACCTGCGCAACATCGGCATCGAAGCCGCCTGGGGAGACAGTCGCGGCCAAGGAGTGACCGTGGCGGTAATCGACACTGGCATCAGCCCCGTGCCCGACCTGGCCCAAACCGAGTTTGTGGCAGGCTACGACTTCATCAATGATCACACCGAGGCCATAGACGACAACGGTCACGGCACCCATGTGGCCGGCACCATCGCCCAATCCACCAACAACGGCTACGGAGTGGCCGGCATTGCCTACGAAGCCCGACTCATGCCTCTGAAAGTCTTGAGTGCCGCCGGTGGCGGTACCGTGGCTGACATTGCCGAAGCCATCCAGTTTGCCACCGACCACCAGGCCGACGTGATTAACCTGAGTCTGGGGGGCTTTGGCGATAGCCAGGTGCTGCGAGAGGCCACCGAATATGCCCACGATCACGGCGTGATGCTGGTGGCGGCAGCGGGCAATGCCGGGCAGAATGCCGCCAACTACCCGGCCCGCTATCCCCATGTGATGGCGGTGGCTGCCCTGGATGCCACGGGCCAGAAGACCCCCTACTCTAACTTCGGGGCCGGGGTCGATCTGACCGCCCCCGGAGGCCTGATGCAACCAGACAACCAGCGCGGTGGCATCCTGCAAAACACCCTCGATCCAGAAACCGGCAACCCCATCTTTAAGGCGTTTCAGGGCACCAGCATGGCCGCTCCCCACGTGGCTGGAGTGGCCGCCTTGGTGAAGGCGGTGGGCATCGACGACCCCGATGACATCGTTGCCATTTTGCAGCAATCGGCCCAAGCCGTGCCCGATGACCCCCTCAATCACTACGGAGCCGGGCAACTGAATGCGGCGGCAGCCGTTAAACTGGCTGGCCAGGGGCAACTCAGCCCCCGGCACTTTATCCGCTGGCTGCGGGACAACGGTTATCTCAACCTCAAGTTTTGGTTCGACGGCGGCGCCGTGGCGCTGCTGCCTAAATTGGCGATGGTGTTGGGGTCCTATCTATTGGCTTGGCTGCTGCAGAAGTATGTCCCCTTCGCCTGGACGGGGTCCCTATCGGCAGGGCTAGTCATGGGCAGCACCGGGCTGTTTTTCCTGCGGGGACTCTACGTGTTCGATCTGCCCCAATGGCCTCTACGGGTGGCCGCCAGTTCGATTCCAGAATTGGGTAACGTCATCACCGGCAGTAGTGCCCTGAACCCACTGTTCGCCAGTCTATTGATTCCCGTTATCCTCATGGCCCTGCTCTTGAGCCATGGGCCAGGTCAGGGGTTTGCCCTCGGCGTCAGCCTGGGCATGGCCGTTTTCCTCGGCACCAGTGCCCTGTTCGATCCGCAGTTGCTATGGTTGGGGCCAGGGACCCTAGCCCGATTATTTCTGGCGGTGAACGCCGTCGGGTGCTTAGGAGTCGCCCATCTAATTGCGAAGACAGCCGGGAGACCAGTGGCAGCATGA
- a CDS encoding transposase: MPSSTQLYDQLLHYLRQYSHYRDLRHIKALSWMVTALICSGELSPPAWESYVISRANKAQSFERRWHRFFGNRLVEINQLYLPLVLLTLRQWEGKRLYLALDTTVLWNQYCMIHLSVVCCGRAVPLLWRVLEHGSATVAFEEYRPLLRRARWLLRQYPNLMLLADRGFANHDLMSWLQASSWHYCLRVPCDVLLHGPRRYPTEVRYLWPPKGEAIFYRNVRLWQDGSHQCNIVLATLKGVKEPWAVITDEPPTLQTLWRYALRFRVEELFLDSKSGAFEIEDSRIRSAVALERLYLVAAIALLYGTTTGMAVQIEGLRQQVDPHWRRGLSYLKIGLRWLKGVVHKGRQLLEPIALLVRDPEPCFASKKAEHDYYDQIWFSRIRSLSCRLE; the protein is encoded by the coding sequence ATGCCAAGCTCTACCCAGCTCTATGATCAACTGCTGCACTATCTGCGTCAATACAGCCACTACCGGGACTTGCGCCATATCAAAGCCCTATCTTGGATGGTCACCGCCCTGATTTGTAGTGGTGAGCTGAGCCCACCTGCTTGGGAGTCCTACGTGATAAGCCGTGCCAACAAAGCGCAAAGCTTCGAGCGGCGGTGGCATCGATTTTTCGGCAACCGGCTCGTTGAGATAAATCAGCTCTACCTACCGCTGGTGCTGCTGACGCTGAGGCAGTGGGAGGGCAAGCGGCTGTATCTGGCACTCGATACAACGGTGCTGTGGAACCAATACTGCATGATTCACCTGTCAGTGGTGTGCTGCGGACGAGCAGTCCCGCTACTGTGGCGAGTGCTTGAGCATGGCAGTGCAACGGTGGCTTTTGAAGAATACCGCCCTTTGCTGCGCCGTGCCCGGTGGCTTTTGAGGCAGTACCCGAACCTAATGCTGCTGGCCGACCGAGGCTTTGCCAACCACGACTTGATGAGTTGGTTGCAAGCGAGCAGTTGGCACTACTGCTTGCGAGTGCCCTGCGATGTCCTGCTGCACGGGCCAAGGCGTTATCCGACTGAAGTGAGATATCTGTGGCCGCCAAAAGGCGAGGCGATTTTCTATCGAAATGTCAGGCTGTGGCAGGATGGCTCCCACCAGTGCAACATCGTGCTGGCGACGCTTAAAGGCGTCAAAGAGCCTTGGGCCGTCATCACCGATGAACCGCCTACCTTGCAGACGCTCTGGCGCTACGCGTTGCGTTTCAGAGTAGAGGAGCTGTTTTTGGATAGCAAATCAGGAGCTTTCGAGATTGAAGACTCCCGAATCCGCTCAGCGGTAGCCCTTGAGCGACTTTATCTAGTGGCCGCTATTGCACTGCTTTATGGAACAACCACTGGCATGGCGGTTCAGATTGAAGGCCTTAGGCAGCAGGTAGACCCTCATTGGCGGCGCGGACTCAGCTACCTCAAGATTGGATTGCGCTGGCTTAAGGGAGTCGTTCACAAAGGACGACAGCTTCTAGAGCCGATAGCGCTGTTAGTCCGTGACCCAGAGCCTTGTTTTGCCTCCAAAAAAGCGGAGCACGACTATTACGACCAAATCTGGTTCTCTCGCATCCGCTCTCTATCCTGCCGACTAGAGTAA
- a CDS encoding helix-turn-helix domain-containing protein — translation MVPLLSELLGLSGIDVESYQESEDGLILEVEAHRDTAICPRCGTLSHHLHQNHGYLVRDLPISHYRKTWLRVNRRQFKCSTCGKPFSEELEFVGARRVYTDRYAEVVVSEVIHSNTANVARQHGLSEDIVWSMVEYVSEKKSVLT, via the coding sequence ATGGTACCTCTCTTGAGTGAACTCTTGGGGTTGTCTGGCATTGATGTGGAGTCATACCAGGAGAGCGAGGATGGCTTGATTCTGGAGGTAGAAGCGCACAGGGACACAGCAATCTGTCCTCGCTGCGGGACTTTGAGCCACCACCTCCATCAGAATCATGGCTACCTGGTGCGTGACCTACCCATCAGCCATTACCGGAAGACCTGGTTACGGGTGAATCGCCGCCAGTTTAAGTGTTCGACCTGCGGTAAACCCTTCAGCGAGGAGCTGGAGTTTGTCGGCGCGCGTCGGGTGTACACGGACCGGTATGCCGAGGTGGTGGTGAGTGAGGTGATTCATAGTAATACGGCTAATGTGGCGCGACAGCACGGGTTGAGCGAAGATATCGTCTGGTCCATGGTGGAGTATGTCAGCGAAAAAAAGTCTGTATTGACTTGA
- a CDS encoding Uma2 family endonuclease: MLRNLRVVGLMNCSIYKPGERGCQPDMAFYVGADFQIPPQDNAPIDVNVFGPPTLAVEISGSTFKDDLGAKRLLYERLGVSEYWVVNVAEQDVIAFAVADQRSGEVQMSEALSGLEVSLVEEALRRSQTEDDSTLMRWLMNTLQ, from the coding sequence ATGCTTCGTAACCTTCGGGTTGTCGGCTTAATGAATTGCAGCATTTATAAGCCTGGGGAGCGAGGTTGTCAGCCTGACATGGCTTTCTACGTTGGAGCAGATTTTCAGATTCCGCCTCAGGATAATGCACCGATTGATGTGAATGTATTTGGGCCACCCACCTTAGCGGTCGAGATTAGCGGTAGCACCTTTAAGGATGACTTGGGTGCGAAGCGGTTGCTTTATGAGCGGTTGGGCGTATCGGAGTACTGGGTGGTGAACGTCGCCGAACAGGATGTGATTGCCTTTGCTGTTGCCGATCAGCGCAGCGGTGAAGTTCAAATGTCAGAGGCGTTGTCAGGGCTAGAGGTCAGCTTGGTGGAAGAGGCGCTACGCCGCTCCCAAACCGAAGACGACAGCACCCTCATGCGTTGGCTCATGAATACATTGCAGTGA
- a CDS encoding DNA phosphorothioation-associated putative methyltransferase encodes MRSLFGSYQQAFTAADLILMSLGRTKMIADRCRQSALVGDRSGRTIGQQRLNSLWVHISALDQLDPRLRLYEGCASRTIGHPEEATVVKSHVQKPQITYLFYPDFDREPHPALHTSMAIALRDLHVRYRDYDQENPPLLHQKDQLITEDYPGYARFAKLSQQERKWGLLKDSKAIYDLRGWQQCLADCGAELRDHRLVWRPDATEYQKQAVTIHSQSEH; translated from the coding sequence ATCAGATCCCTCTTCGGCAGTTACCAGCAAGCCTTTACCGCCGCCGACCTGATACTGATGAGCCTGGGGCGGACTAAAATGATTGCTGATCGGTGTCGTCAGAGTGCGTTGGTCGGAGACCGGTCCGGTAGGACCATCGGGCAACAACGCCTCAACTCCCTGTGGGTGCATATCTCAGCCTTAGATCAACTTGACCCGCGGCTGCGCCTCTATGAAGGCTGCGCCTCCCGCACCATCGGACACCCCGAAGAAGCCACAGTAGTGAAGTCCCACGTCCAGAAACCCCAGATCACCTACCTTTTCTATCCCGACTTTGACAGAGAACCGCACCCGGCCTTGCACACCAGCATGGCGATCGCCCTGCGTGATTTGCATGTCCGCTACCGCGACTACGACCAGGAAAACCCGCCCCTGCTGCACCAAAAAGATCAGCTCATCACAGAGGACTATCCCGGCTACGCCAGGTTCGCCAAACTCAGCCAGCAAGAACGCAAGTGGGGCCTGTTGAAAGATAGTAAAGCGATCTACGATCTGCGTGGTTGGCAGCAGTGTCTAGCTGATTGCGGAGCCGAGTTGAGAGACCATCGGCTGGTCTGGCGTCCAGATGCGACCGAGTATCAGAAACAGGCGGTGACCATTCATTCTCAGTCCGAGCATTAA
- a CDS encoding GUN4 domain-containing protein, whose product MFRLRVFIADNTGLFNQVTHPSGAIYEFPLTLEQLSKFTALCIKYPLLRVDLEKDETLLSHLQKRALYAGTQDTSNNGHQNDANGEQIASDAASPRVEYWINQPQLAQLLRLGCDTSKGDDNQWKDTYSFETVDIKKLLQVSPQVLPIDRVGLRSEKGVDYRRLRAYLRAKRWREADEETYRVMLKAADREEQEYLDIDDIKRFPCADLQTIDGLWVTASNDRFGFSVQKQIWIEVGGKLDFVDGYSAPITAGNFVDLVSRGFYDGLEVEDRDAVYAAYEKMSDRNGWRVNGEYIRYSQVTFDTSAPDGHLPRGHLQRVKGVGFGRGGVLLVVPSLASRLVNCSR is encoded by the coding sequence TTGTTTCGATTACGAGTTTTTATTGCTGATAATACCGGGCTTTTCAATCAAGTAACTCACCCATCAGGTGCAATATATGAATTTCCCCTAACCCTGGAACAGCTCAGCAAATTTACGGCCCTGTGTATCAAGTATCCGCTCTTACGGGTAGACCTAGAAAAAGATGAGACATTACTGTCTCACTTACAGAAGCGGGCTTTATACGCTGGCACGCAGGATACATCGAATAACGGCCATCAGAATGATGCCAATGGGGAACAAATAGCTAGTGACGCAGCGAGCCCCAGGGTGGAATACTGGATCAACCAGCCTCAACTGGCTCAACTGCTGCGTTTAGGCTGCGACACCTCAAAGGGGGACGACAATCAATGGAAAGACACCTACAGTTTTGAGACTGTTGATATTAAAAAACTGCTTCAGGTTTCCCCCCAGGTACTTCCCATCGATCGGGTTGGACTGCGCTCTGAAAAGGGGGTTGATTATCGTCGCCTGCGCGCTTATCTAAGGGCCAAGCGCTGGCGAGAAGCCGATGAAGAAACTTACAGAGTTATGTTAAAAGCCGCTGATCGAGAAGAGCAAGAATATCTTGATATCGACGACATCAAACGTTTTCCCTGTGCCGATCTGCAAACTATTGATGGCCTCTGGGTTACTGCCAGTAATGACCGATTCGGCTTTAGTGTGCAGAAGCAGATTTGGATAGAGGTGGGTGGTAAGCTTGATTTCGTAGATGGCTACAGTGCGCCGATTACGGCAGGTAACTTTGTCGATTTGGTCAGCCGTGGCTTTTACGATGGCCTAGAGGTTGAAGATAGAGATGCCGTGTACGCGGCCTATGAAAAGATGAGCGATCGCAACGGATGGCGTGTAAATGGAGAGTACATCCGCTACAGTCAAGTAACTTTTGATACCTCAGCCCCGGACGGACACCTCCCTCGTGGACACCTCCAACGTGTGAAGGGAGTCGGGTTCGGACGGGGTGGGGTGTTGTTGGTTGTTCCTTCTCTCGCATCCAGACTTGTAAACTGTAGCAGATAA
- a CDS encoding ISL3 family transposase — MGIDEIALRKGHKDFAVVLSDLDTHRLIGMAPARTHAAIEAVLNTWGAEVLSNIEEVSMDLSGNYRGLVHRLMPQAEIVADRFHVMSLVNQELNQARNALRRTPEALAEGVTPEAAKAALKSSKYALLKPEAHLTKTQQDKLVEVKAVSPKLALMHQTKEAFRTLFEAQSWAQALPGFLGWMGTAQSLYPEAVATMKRWFGEILQYFEHRTTSGVVEGINTRLKLIKRSGYGFTNFERFRLRCLICWHFSPAAA; from the coding sequence TTGGGCATCGACGAAATCGCGCTACGTAAAGGTCACAAGGACTTTGCTGTGGTCTTGAGTGACCTCGATACTCACAGGCTGATTGGGATGGCTCCAGCGCGGACTCATGCGGCGATTGAAGCCGTGCTCAACACCTGGGGTGCCGAAGTGCTCTCAAACATTGAAGAAGTCAGCATGGATCTCTCCGGCAATTACCGGGGCTTAGTGCATCGCCTGATGCCTCAAGCCGAGATTGTGGCCGACCGTTTCCATGTCATGAGTCTGGTCAATCAGGAATTGAATCAAGCCCGTAACGCCCTCCGGCGGACACCCGAGGCTTTAGCCGAGGGCGTCACTCCTGAGGCGGCTAAAGCAGCGCTCAAATCCAGTAAGTATGCCCTCCTCAAGCCAGAAGCCCATCTCACCAAGACCCAGCAGGACAAGCTCGTTGAGGTCAAAGCTGTTTCGCCGAAACTCGCCTTGATGCATCAGACCAAAGAAGCCTTTAGGACTCTATTTGAGGCTCAGTCTTGGGCTCAAGCCCTGCCGGGTTTCCTGGGCTGGATGGGAACCGCGCAATCCCTCTACCCCGAGGCTGTGGCAACGATGAAGCGATGGTTTGGCGAAATCCTCCAGTACTTTGAACACCGCACCACAAGCGGTGTCGTCGAAGGCATCAATACTCGCCTAAAGTTGATCAAGCGCTCTGGTTACGGGTTCACCAACTTTGAGCGATTTCGGCTCCGCTGCCTCATCTGCTGGCATTTTTCTCCTGCTGCTGCATAA
- a CDS encoding CHAT domain-containing tetratricopeptide repeat protein: MRYPAKLLGLVAATALFTPLSPLPPTPALLPPALAQGESAGDRKAEADRLFHQGIQQYDTSQFREALQSWEQALAIYREPRVHEAFPEESRQREAAALYNLGLVYNKLRQYEQALAIYREPRVREAFPEESRQREAAALYNLGLQHNRLGQYEQAINTYQQSLAITREIGDRVLESYVLGDLGIAYRNTGQYEQAISLYEQQLAITRDISDRAEEGRALGNLGSIYDSLAQYDRAIDFYQQALAIFRDIGDRHREATALSNLGIAYASLGQFERAIDFYRQHLTIARDISDRREEAKALNNLGGAYRFLGQYERAIDFHQQALAIARDIGDSREEAYALDNLGNTYSLLGQYEQAIDFHQQALVIVRNTGNRWGEAYALNHLGNTYNLLGQYERAIDFHQQALAIFLDIRDLQGETVSLGNLGNAYFAQGKYERAIDFHQQALAIDRDIGNRWGEAASLNNLAGAYFSLSQYERAIDFHQQALAIARDIGDPQLEADTLGNLGASYLSLGQYERAIDFFQQHLAIAREIVNQKGEVTALGNLGVVYFFLGEYKQAIDFHQQALAIAQDIGDRAGEGRALNNLGITYRSLGQYERAIDFHEQSLAIRHDIGDRGGEAASLGNLGLVYASLGDYERAIDFYQQSLSLTQAIGSQAETGIALSNLGHTFAQLEQPDLAIVFLKASVNVRELIRGGLTGLPQALQQSYTDSVADTYRRLADLLLARGDILEAQQVLELLKVQELQEFTRGRVTNIETREFELDDAEEVVMEAHTNLVTFGLERDKAEAACEFPPSANCDEARLAELDEHYEMLSAAFNQAVDDLNAQRQAEQEARRAREDEQVLQARQELDPDGFQGTAGVLAEKYPGTVLVYPVVLDDKLWILWGSAGGVAVPIEVPVGRQQIGEAVLQFRTLMEACEWGGCDARAIPAVQAVAQELHNYLIPELLEQELQALQATLPEGQVPNLVIVPDLVTRYIPFAALHDGEHYLIENYTVSTLLGAEQTETDNPLRTLDETSVLGLGLSNPVPEHGFRYPLDNVPDELATIVKETETEPGIYRGETFLNEAFSQASLRLARRHQVLHIATHGVFEPNADDQSYLMLGIGEPLYIRELETATDYFRNLSLVVLSACETALADVDQSGLELASIASTFLRARVDTVVASLWQVSDQATSDLMQQFYANLAQSTPEQRVSVSQALRQAQLSLLYGNQPGDPSDRDIPRATIDREYLDVPGDDQNLPRTAHPYYWSPFIIIGNGL, translated from the coding sequence ATGCGTTACCCAGCCAAGCTACTCGGTTTAGTCGCCGCCACCGCCTTATTCACCCCCCTCTCCCCTCTTCCCCCGACTCCCGCTCTCCTCCCCCCTGCCCTGGCCCAAGGCGAGAGCGCTGGAGACCGCAAAGCCGAAGCCGATCGACTCTTCCACCAAGGCATTCAGCAGTATGACACTAGTCAGTTTCGCGAGGCATTGCAATCTTGGGAACAGGCATTAGCTATCTATCGAGAGCCTAGGGTTCACGAAGCATTTCCTGAGGAAAGTCGCCAGCGAGAAGCTGCTGCACTTTATAACTTGGGCCTCGTATACAACAAACTCAGACAATATGAGCAGGCGTTAGCTATCTATCGAGAGCCTAGGGTTCGCGAAGCATTTCCTGAGGAAAGCCGCCAGCGAGAAGCTGCTGCCTTATACAACTTGGGCCTTCAACACAACAGACTCGGACAATATGAGCAGGCTATTAACACTTATCAGCAATCTCTAGCTATCACTCGCGAAATCGGCGATCGTGTTTTGGAAAGCTATGTCCTGGGTGATCTAGGTATTGCTTATCGCAATACCGGCCAATATGAGCAGGCTATTAGCCTCTATGAGCAGCAATTAGCCATTACACGCGACATTAGTGATCGCGCCGAGGAGGGACGTGCTCTGGGCAACTTGGGTAGTATCTATGATTCCTTAGCTCAATACGATCGCGCCATTGACTTTTACCAACAAGCCTTAGCCATTTTCCGAGACATCGGAGATCGCCATAGGGAAGCTACTGCCTTAAGCAACCTAGGCATCGCCTATGCTTCTCTAGGGCAATTTGAGCGCGCCATCGACTTTTATAGGCAACATCTAACCATTGCCCGTGACATCAGCGATCGCCGAGAGGAAGCTAAAGCCTTAAACAATTTGGGCGGAGCTTATCGTTTCTTGGGGCAATATGAGCGGGCCATTGATTTCCATCAGCAAGCCTTAGCCATTGCTCGCGACATCGGCGACAGCAGGGAAGAGGCCTATGCCTTGGACAATCTAGGAAATACCTACAGTCTCTTGGGGCAATATGAGCAGGCCATTGATTTCCATCAGCAAGCCTTAGTCATTGTCCGCAACACCGGCAACCGTTGGGGAGAGGCCTATGCCTTGAATCACTTAGGTAATACCTACAATCTCTTGGGGCAATATGAGCGGGCTATTGACTTCCATCAGCAAGCCTTAGCGATTTTCCTTGACATTCGCGATCTCCAGGGGGAGACTGTCTCCCTGGGCAACCTAGGCAATGCCTACTTCGCCCAAGGGAAATACGAGCGGGCCATTGATTTCCATCAGCAAGCCTTAGCCATTGATCGTGATATTGGCAATCGCTGGGGAGAGGCTGCTTCCCTAAACAACTTGGCTGGGGCCTATTTTTCACTGAGTCAGTACGAACGGGCTATTGACTTCCATCAGCAAGCCTTAGCCATTGCCCGTGATATTGGTGACCCTCAATTGGAAGCTGATACTCTCGGCAATTTAGGTGCTTCTTACTTGTCTTTGGGTCAATACGAGCGGGCCATTGACTTTTTTCAGCAACATTTAGCCATTGCTCGCGAGATTGTTAACCAAAAGGGTGAGGTTACTGCCTTAGGTAACCTGGGCGTTGTTTACTTTTTTCTAGGTGAATACAAGCAAGCTATTGACTTCCATCAACAAGCCTTAGCGATTGCCCAAGACATCGGTGATCGCGCTGGAGAAGGACGTGCCTTGAACAACTTAGGTATTACCTACCGTTCTCTAGGACAGTATGAACGGGCTATTGACTTTCATGAGCAATCCTTAGCCATTAGGCACGACATTGGCGATCGCGGTGGAGAAGCTGCTTCCCTGGGCAACTTGGGCCTGGTCTACGCTTCCCTGGGCGACTATGAGCGCGCCATTGACTTTTACCAGCAATCGCTCAGCCTGACGCAAGCCATTGGCAGCCAGGCTGAGACGGGGATCGCTCTCAGCAACTTAGGCCACACCTTTGCCCAACTCGAGCAACCCGATCTGGCTATTGTCTTCCTCAAAGCCTCCGTCAACGTGCGCGAGTTGATTCGCGGCGGGTTAACCGGACTACCCCAAGCGCTGCAACAGTCTTATACCGACAGTGTGGCCGACACCTACCGTCGCCTGGCCGATCTGCTCCTGGCCAGAGGCGACATTCTGGAAGCGCAGCAGGTGTTGGAACTGCTCAAGGTGCAGGAACTGCAAGAGTTTACACGAGGGCGGGTGACCAATATCGAAACTCGGGAATTTGAGTTGGACGACGCAGAAGAGGTCGTTATGGAGGCTCATACTAACTTGGTCACCTTTGGGTTGGAGCGAGACAAAGCTGAAGCTGCATGCGAATTTCCTCCATCAGCAAATTGTGATGAAGCAAGACTGGCTGAACTGGACGAGCACTATGAAATGCTCAGTGCCGCGTTTAACCAAGCGGTGGATGACCTGAATGCCCAAAGACAGGCTGAGCAGGAAGCCCGTCGCGCGCGAGAGGACGAGCAGGTTTTGCAGGCGCGTCAGGAACTGGATCCGGATGGGTTTCAGGGGACGGCGGGTGTCCTGGCGGAGAAATATCCCGGGACGGTGTTGGTGTATCCGGTGGTGCTGGACGATAAGCTCTGGATCTTGTGGGGGTCGGCGGGCGGTGTGGCGGTGCCGATTGAGGTGCCGGTGGGTCGTCAGCAAATTGGCGAGGCGGTGCTCCAGTTTCGAACATTAATGGAAGCCTGTGAGTGGGGCGGCTGTGATGCCAGGGCTATTCCCGCCGTGCAGGCCGTGGCTCAGGAACTCCATAACTATTTAATTCCGGAACTGCTCGAACAAGAGTTGCAAGCCCTCCAGGCCACTTTGCCAGAGGGGCAGGTGCCTAATTTGGTAATCGTTCCCGACCTGGTCACCCGCTACATTCCCTTTGCGGCGCTGCATGATGGCGAGCACTATCTGATTGAGAACTATACCGTTTCGACCTTGTTGGGTGCCGAACAGACTGAAACCGATAATCCCCTAAGGACGTTGGATGAAACATCGGTCTTGGGCCTGGGGCTTTCCAATCCGGTGCCCGAGCATGGCTTTCGCTATCCCCTCGACAACGTGCCCGATGAACTAGCGACCATCGTCAAAGAAACGGAAACCGAACCCGGCATTTATCGGGGAGAAACGTTCTTAAACGAAGCCTTCAGCCAGGCGTCCCTGCGATTAGCGCGCAGGCATCAGGTTTTGCACATTGCCACCCATGGCGTGTTTGAACCTAATGCCGATGACCAGTCTTACCTGATGCTGGGCATCGGTGAACCGCTTTACATTCGAGAGTTGGAAACCGCGACCGATTATTTCCGCAATCTCAGCTTAGTGGTGCTATCAGCCTGTGAGACGGCACTGGCAGATGTCGATCAAAGCGGCTTGGAGTTAGCCAGCATTGCCAGCACCTTTCTCCGAGCCAGAGTCGATACGGTCGTTGCCTCCCTCTGGCAGGTGAGCGACCAGGCCACCAGCGACCTGATGCAGCAGTTCTATGCCAACCTGGCCCAGAGCACTCCCGAGCAGCGGGTATCGGTGAGTCAGGCGTTGCGGCAGGCCCAGCTCAGTTTGCTGTATGGCAACCAGCCCGGCGATCCCAGCGATCGCGACATCCCCCGCGCCACCATCGACCGGGAATACCTTGATGTGCCTGGGGACGATCAAAATTTACCCCGCACCGCCCATCCCTATTACTGGTCGCCTTTTATCATCATCGGTAATGGGTTGTGA